The DNA sequence ATCGCGGTGGAGATCCTCGACCAGCTCGGTGCCGAACCCGACACCGTGATCGTCCCGGTCGGCGGCGGCGGCTGCATCAGCGGGATCACCACGTTCCTCGCCGAGCGCACCGCCACCACCTCGGTGCTCGGCGTCGAACCCGCCGGAGCGGCGGCGCTGGTGGCGGCGCTGGCCAACGGCGCCCCGGTCACGCTCGACCACGTCGACCAGTTCGTCGACGGGGCCGCGGTCGCTCGTGTGGGCACCAAGCCGTTCGAGGCCCTCACCGCAGCGGGGGACATGGTGTCGATCACCACCGTCGACGAGGGCGCCGTGTGCACCGCCATGCTCGACCTGTACCAGAACGAAGGCATCATCGCCGAGCCTGCAGGCGCGCTCTCCGTGGCCGCGCTGACAGAAGCCGACATCGAGCCGGGCTCCACGGTGGTGTGTCTGATCTCCGGTGGCAACAACGACGTCTCCCGCTACGGCGAGGTGCTCGAACGGTCGTTGGTCCACCTGGGCCTCAAGCACTACTTCCTCGTCGATTTCCCCCAGGAGCCGGGGGCGCTGCGCCGCTTCCTCGACGAGGTTCTCGGCCCCAACGACGACATCACGTTGTTCGAGTACGTCAAACGCAACAACCGGGAGACCGGAGAGGCGCTGGTCGGCATCGAGATGGGCTCGGCCGCCGACCTGGAGGGACTCATGGCGCGGATGCGGACGTCGGAATGCCACGTGCAGTTGCTCGAGCCCGGGTCGCCGACCTACCGCTACCTGACCTGACACCGCGCGGCCGGCTCGACCGCCACCTCAGGCGCGCAGTACTGCCACCGAGTGCCCGCCCAGCCTCGAGGTGCCGCTCCCGGATGACGTCTCGCCGAAGGCCAACACCGTCTCCCCGGTGACAGGGACGTCGACCGGCTCCGCACCGATGTTGCAGCAGATCGCCAGCGCACCGCGCCGCATGACGACCCAGCGAGCGTCTTCGTCGTAGTCGACACGCAGATGGTCCAGCCAGGGATCGC is a window from the Mycolicibacterium poriferae genome containing:
- the ilvA gene encoding threonine ammonia-lyase IlvA, coding for MSADLSHRPRTGPAAPLCAADIDDAARRIAGVVSTTPLQFSERLSQITGAQVYLKREDLQAVRSYKLRGAYNLLMQLSPDEKAAGVVCSSAGNHAQGFALACRSMGVHGRVYVPAKTPKQKRDRIRYHGGDFIELIVGGKTYDMAAEAAREDVARTGATLVPPYDDVRTMAGQGTIAVEILDQLGAEPDTVIVPVGGGGCISGITTFLAERTATTSVLGVEPAGAAALVAALANGAPVTLDHVDQFVDGAAVARVGTKPFEALTAAGDMVSITTVDEGAVCTAMLDLYQNEGIIAEPAGALSVAALTEADIEPGSTVVCLISGGNNDVSRYGEVLERSLVHLGLKHYFLVDFPQEPGALRRFLDEVLGPNDDITLFEYVKRNNRETGEALVGIEMGSAADLEGLMARMRTSECHVQLLEPGSPTYRYLT